The window GCTGTACAGTCGCCAAGCACGCCATTTAGTGCGATAGTGACGCCGACCTCGTCAGTTCGACGAGCTAGTTCCCACACCGAAAAGTGGAGCGTATTGTGTGGCGGCCGGTCGAAGTACGTCAGCATCTCCGTTTCGTTCTCGAGAACCCCGGTTCCATCCGGACGGATCATATGTGGGACGATACCGGGGTCGTCGGTCACGGCGTCGATGTACTCGCGTTCATCACTCGAGTCAGCCTCGTCAAAAATCGTCGAAAACGTATGCAGTGGCTCTGATTCTGGCAGAAGGTCGCGTGCAACGACGGTGACCGACGAGGAGTCGAGCCCGCCACTGAGTTCCGATCCGATGCGTCCGGTGGTGCGGAGTCGACAGCGGACTGCCTTCTCAAACGTCCGGCGAAAGCGTCGCTCGTAGGCACGATCGGACGCACACGAGAGGGTTTTCGACGGGTCGAGATCCCAATACTGCCAGCGCTCGAGGCTCGTTGGGGTGACAACCATCGCGTGTGCCGGCGGGAGTCGCGTGAGACGCTCGTAGTACGAAATCGTCTGGTCCTCGAGTCGCCCTGTCAGGAAATCACCGATTCGTCGGTCCTCGACTGTTCCGGGAACGCTCGGAAGCGTCAGTAAGGCTTTGAGTTCGGTTGCAAAGCCGAATGTGTCGTCGGTCTGGTGGTAATAAAACGGTTTGACGCCGACGTGATCGCGTGCACAGAATAGGTGCGGTTGTCGCTCATCCCAGATTGCAAATGAGAACGCCCCGATCAGGTGTTCGACACATGCGGTCCCCCACTGACGATATGCCTCGAGTAGCAGGTGGCTATCAGGAGAGGCCGGCGACAGCGACCCTGGGAGTTGGGACAGCAGTTCCGCGCGGTTATCGAGGCGTGCGTCTGCGGTGATTACCAGGTCACCATCGCGATAGGGCTGGTCATCGCGAGCCTGTGGCGTCGTCGCCAGCAGTTGGTGGCCAACTGCGACCGGTCCGTCTTGCATACAGTCGCCCCCATCCGGGCCGCGATGAGCGAGTTGCTCGTGCATGCGGGTGATCGTGCCGGACTCGAGTGAGGCCCCAGTACGATCAAATAGGCCGACGATTGCGCTCATGGCTGATCACGCCCGTTGAGTGGTGGAAGCGGTTCAAATCGCGCTAAGTCCTCGAGGTGGCCGAGCAAGACCGACCCGTCGTACTCGATCCAACTGTGGGCCTCGAAACCGCCGATCGCATCAGGGACGCCGACGTGGTCGGCGTCCATCCCCGTGGCTGGTGCGTTATCGCCAGCGGGTGCGACGCCGATTCGATGGATGATGTCGTGGCCGTAGAGACAATGGATCGCCTCGGCGCTAACAGAGCGCATCAGACAAGTGCGATGACCCGGAATCGATCGATCAGCGGTGTCGACCGCCCAGGCGACGTGTGCGGGCGATGGCGCGCCGGGGACGACACGGGCGAGTGTGCAGGTAAGTGCCAACAGCGTGCGTCTGAACCGCCGAAAGGGAAGGAGTACGAAGCCGACTCGAGCCAGCACTAGCAGCGCCGCGGCGACGAGCAGGCGGAACTTCTCCCCGAGAGGAACCGCGAGGAAGCCGGCTATCCGTCCCATCGCTCTCGTCACTCCGACGTGGCCGTGTTGGCCTCAATCTCGACGAGTCCTGCTGCGTCCATCTCTTCGAGTACGGTTTGGACGTCGCGTCGGCACTGCTTTGTGGGGACCTCGTCGTACGTCGACTGAATCGTCTCACAGAGGTCGCCAACAGTCTGTGGCTCCTGGAGAAGTTCCCAGAGCTGTGAGCCGACCTCGTTGAAGCCGTAGTACGTTCCCGACTCGAGTTCTAAAAGCACAGTCTCGTCCTCGATGGTCGTCGCCAAGTGGCTCTCAGTCGCTACAACTACTGTCGACGGTGCAATCGGTTCGGAATCCCCCATACTAGATCTTTATTCAAATTCTAATCTCATAAATCCATACTATTCCTGTCTCGAAACACTCATTGGAAGACCACAGAGAGCAACAGGTATGAACGCGACTCACACCTGCAGACAGGCGCTTCGAGCCTTGATTCTCGTCGCGCTCGTAGCTGTCCTCGTCGGGTTGACCGCCTGGTACGGCGCTGCCGGACCGTCGGATTCAGCGAGCAGCCAACTGCCAAGCGAGTCCGAGTTCGGGCCGGAGACGACAGCGTACGTCGGTGAGCGAGTCAGCGCAACGGGAACGATCGTCGATGACGACCCGGTCACACTCGAGGTCGAATACAACGACGAGTCATCGACGATCATCCTCGAGGGCTACACCGCGCCAGCAACGGTTGGATCGTACGAACTCGTCACCGGAACACTGCGCGATGAGTCAACGATTGTGGTCGTCGGCAGCGAGGCCAGAGCGCCCTGGGAGGCGATCTACATGTACATCGTCTCGGCGCTTGCGGGCTGTTGGGTCTTTGTTCGACTCGCTCGTGGCTGGCGATTCGATCGGTCACAGCTCGCGTTGACGCCTCGAGTCGAGCCCTCGCGACCGATAGCACCGAGCGAAACGCCTCGAGAGGCGACGACGAGTACAGACGGTGGACA is drawn from Natronolimnobius sp. AArcel1 and contains these coding sequences:
- a CDS encoding asparagine synthase-related protein, which produces MSAIVGLFDRTGASLESGTITRMHEQLAHRGPDGGDCMQDGPVAVGHQLLATTPQARDDQPYRDGDLVITADARLDNRAELLSQLPGSLSPASPDSHLLLEAYRQWGTACVEHLIGAFSFAIWDERQPHLFCARDHVGVKPFYYHQTDDTFGFATELKALLTLPSVPGTVEDRRIGDFLTGRLEDQTISYYERLTRLPPAHAMVVTPTSLERWQYWDLDPSKTLSCASDRAYERRFRRTFEKAVRCRLRTTGRIGSELSGGLDSSSVTVVARDLLPESEPLHTFSTIFDEADSSDEREYIDAVTDDPGIVPHMIRPDGTGVLENETEMLTYFDRPPHNTLHFSVWELARRTDEVGVTIALNGVLGDCTANYGLGLLPQLFRTARWRHLWRELQAMGDHFDTPASHIFVRHVLFPLVPDSVRCSYRTYHEKPILEAKANPALNPAFVDRIDLRERYRELAGSQSIRVASTDRLLQYQSLTSERHAANLEAIDLRYGAFGVEPRYPFADKRLLELSLAIPPSQQFRDGWTRALVRRSLADLLPDLVQHRPWKTMMDEAFWNALENDRAAFEHLLEHPGPLAQYLAIDELQATYDRFETDPSGRDARTLWRARSLAAWLEAWPSQSQTLRLEQ
- a CDS encoding lasso peptide biosynthesis B2 protein; this translates as MGRIAGFLAVPLGEKFRLLVAAALLVLARVGFVLLPFRRFRRTLLALTCTLARVVPGAPSPAHVAWAVDTADRSIPGHRTCLMRSVSAEAIHCLYGHDIIHRIGVAPAGDNAPATGMDADHVGVPDAIGGFEAHSWIEYDGSVLLGHLEDLARFEPLPPLNGRDQP
- a CDS encoding PqqD family protein; protein product: MGDSEPIAPSTVVVATESHLATTIEDETVLLELESGTYYGFNEVGSQLWELLQEPQTVGDLCETIQSTYDEVPTKQCRRDVQTVLEEMDAAGLVEIEANTATSE